In a genomic window of Ignavibacteria bacterium:
- a CDS encoding phage integrase SAM-like domain-containing protein → MAQTRLYLKKDINRDGRSAVILSVFVNNARMRLGTGVTVRPDDWNDDKQEIKRSEPNYSALNAMLKARTIQVETAVLNGIATHGEAFSLRILTEELSRRRVDRNQNDSVEKALSFWDFYAQFIASKKNELEPRTIAKYNTLKVILKEVEKGKDPLKFENIDHTFYDRFRNHMIKKRKLTNNTIGKYVSTFKTFLSWAVDRGAPVHPAYRKFKVDEEDVEVVALTWDELQLLENVDLSANPTFRSCPRSLPS, encoded by the coding sequence ATGGCACAGACCCGTCTATACCTCAAGAAGGACATCAATCGGGATGGCCGTTCGGCAGTGATCCTGAGCGTATTCGTTAACAATGCCCGAATGAGGTTGGGTACTGGTGTGACGGTTAGGCCGGACGACTGGAATGATGATAAACAAGAGATCAAACGCTCAGAGCCAAATTATTCCGCGCTGAACGCCATGCTCAAGGCGCGGACAATTCAGGTTGAAACGGCGGTTCTGAATGGGATCGCTACTCACGGGGAGGCGTTCTCGCTAAGGATCCTAACCGAGGAGCTTTCGCGTCGTCGGGTGGACCGCAATCAAAACGACTCGGTTGAAAAGGCTCTCTCGTTCTGGGACTTCTATGCCCAGTTCATAGCATCTAAGAAGAACGAACTGGAACCTCGGACCATCGCGAAGTACAACACCCTGAAGGTGATCCTGAAGGAAGTGGAGAAGGGGAAGGACCCGCTGAAGTTCGAGAACATCGACCATACCTTCTATGATCGATTCCGGAACCACATGATCAAAAAGCGGAAGCTCACCAACAACACTATTGGCAAGTACGTTAGCACCTTCAAGACCTTCTTGTCGTGGGCAGTGGATAGGGGAGCCCCTGTTCACCCTGCCTATCGCAAATTCAAGGTCGATGAGGAAGACGTCGAGGTGGTGGCCCTCACGTGGGACGAACTCCAGCTCCTTGAGAACGTCGATCTCTCCGCCAACCCCACGTTTAGATCGTGTCCGCGATCTCTTCCTTCTTGA
- a CDS encoding CusA/CzcA family heavy metal efflux RND transporter: MLDHIITFSIKNKFIIGLMTLVLIIWGVWSATKLSIDALPDITNNQVQIITLCPTLAGQEVEQLVTYPIEQSIANLPDMIELRSISRFGLSVITVVFDDDVNIYFARQLINEKLIDAQEKIPKGIGTPELGPVSTGLGEIYQYIIHPKKGSESKYTAMDLRTMQDWIVARQLYGTPGIAEVNSFGGQLKQYEVAVNPDRLVAMGITIPEIFVALEKNNENTGGAYIDKRPNAYFIRGVGLIRSIEDIKNISVKNNANGIPILIKDVAEVGFGSAVRYGALTYNGEVDAVGGVVMMLKGANSADVVNRVKDKMATIQKSLPADVVIEPYLDRTDLVNRAINTVKTNLVEGALIVIFVLVLFLGNLRAGLIVASAIPLSMLFALGMMNLFGVSANLMSLGAIDFGLIVDGAVIIVESIFHRISTIQLPGGRTELTKVEMDESVLESSKRIRNSASFGEIIILIVYLPILSLVGIEGKMFGPMAQTVSFAILGAFLLSITYIPMASALFLSRKVAHKQNISDKMMAFFQRTYAPLLAGAIKAKWYVVGITVAVFFVAVLVFSRMGGEFIPTLAEGDFAFHCILPQGTSLSQSIETSMQASRIIKGFDEVKMVVGRTGAAEVPVDPMPPEATDLMVILKPQDEWKRDISYDELANEINEKLENIPGVFFEKSQPIQMRFNELMTGIRQDVAVKIFGENMDTLLFYAEKVNVVVQSVEGATEPMVERVAGLPQIVINYNRTQIANYGLNIEDINHIVSTAFAGGEAGVVFENERKFDLVVRLDSTHRNNIEDVSHLYIPTADGTQIPLSQVADIKLELGPAQISREKAKRRIVVGFNVTGRDVQSVVTDIQDKLNQEVRLPEGYYYTYGGTFENLQAATKRLMIAVPLSMTLIFMLLFFAFHSIKQAALIFTAIPMAAIGGVFALLLRGMPFSISAGVGFIALFGVAVLNGIVLVSTFNQLEKDGMGDMVQRVLEGTKLRLRPVLMTATVASLGFFPMALSSGAGAEVQKPLATVVIGGLVTATFLTLFVLPLLYLMFSGKRTLKLSNATALIVFGFLSFGVACAQPQTEKSLSIDDAVGTALKNNYDIQSKQLIVESATVLKKSVFELPKTNVNFQFGQYNSINQDQAFQISQSIPFPTYYTARSSLYEAELQSSQLQREVTVGEIKAQVLYWYHQLQYLQTARAQLLRLDSLYKDFEATVALRYKTGETNLLEKTTAETKRGQLSLLVKQYDVELLTAYRSLKTLMNTSEDFTIGLTDSLQPLVLSRSFDTSLIANNPSVKVLYQQAVVAEQNIKVETASTLPDFNVGYFNQSLIGVQSVDGADVYFDGSKRFQGFNVGISIPVTFFSNAAKIKSLDYKYQALQKEADNRRQQLQNQLQNAFYRYELYLSHYGYYLSTALPNAESIISTATLGFKSGAISYVEFLQALQTATDVQLNFLQAVSQINQAVVNINFLINQ; the protein is encoded by the coding sequence ATGTTAGACCACATAATCACGTTCAGCATAAAGAATAAGTTCATCATCGGATTGATGACTCTTGTTCTCATCATTTGGGGTGTATGGAGTGCAACCAAACTCTCCATCGATGCGCTTCCTGATATCACAAACAATCAGGTGCAAATCATAACCCTTTGCCCCACGCTTGCAGGGCAAGAAGTGGAACAGCTGGTTACTTATCCCATTGAGCAAAGTATTGCCAACCTGCCTGATATGATAGAGTTGCGAAGCATCTCTAGGTTCGGCCTTTCTGTCATTACGGTTGTGTTCGACGACGACGTGAACATATACTTTGCACGACAGCTGATAAATGAAAAATTGATAGATGCCCAGGAAAAAATTCCGAAAGGTATTGGAACGCCCGAGTTAGGACCCGTCAGCACAGGGTTAGGTGAAATCTACCAATACATTATCCATCCAAAAAAGGGTAGCGAATCCAAGTACACTGCTATGGATCTGCGAACGATGCAGGATTGGATCGTAGCCCGCCAACTCTATGGAACGCCCGGTATAGCGGAGGTGAACAGCTTCGGTGGACAACTCAAACAATATGAGGTTGCGGTAAACCCTGATCGTTTGGTTGCTATGGGTATTACAATTCCCGAAATTTTTGTTGCCTTGGAAAAGAACAATGAAAATACAGGGGGGGCATACATCGATAAGAGGCCGAACGCTTACTTCATCCGAGGAGTCGGCTTAATTAGGTCAATTGAGGATATCAAGAACATCTCTGTTAAGAATAACGCAAACGGAATTCCCATTTTGATCAAAGATGTAGCGGAGGTAGGATTCGGCAGTGCCGTCCGCTACGGCGCACTTACATACAATGGCGAGGTAGATGCAGTTGGTGGCGTGGTAATGATGCTAAAAGGTGCGAACAGCGCGGATGTGGTCAATCGAGTAAAAGATAAGATGGCTACGATTCAAAAGTCATTGCCTGCCGATGTAGTAATAGAGCCTTACTTAGACAGAACAGATTTAGTAAACCGCGCTATCAACACGGTTAAAACGAACCTTGTCGAAGGAGCGTTGATTGTAATATTTGTGTTGGTGTTGTTTCTGGGCAACCTAAGAGCAGGCCTGATAGTGGCTTCTGCTATTCCCCTTTCGATGTTGTTTGCTCTAGGCATGATGAATTTGTTTGGCGTCAGTGCCAATCTGATGAGTTTAGGCGCCATTGATTTTGGATTGATTGTCGATGGTGCGGTGATCATCGTAGAAAGCATTTTCCACCGTATTAGCACAATTCAATTGCCGGGAGGCAGAACTGAGCTTACTAAAGTCGAGATGGATGAGAGTGTTCTTGAAAGCTCAAAACGTATCAGGAATTCAGCATCATTCGGCGAAATCATTATTCTGATTGTGTATTTACCGATCCTATCTCTCGTGGGTATTGAAGGTAAGATGTTTGGTCCGATGGCCCAAACCGTTTCATTTGCCATTCTCGGTGCTTTCCTCCTCTCGATTACCTATATACCAATGGCGTCTGCACTTTTCCTCAGCAGAAAAGTAGCCCATAAGCAGAACATTTCCGACAAAATGATGGCGTTTTTTCAGCGTACGTATGCTCCGCTTTTAGCCGGAGCTATCAAAGCAAAATGGTACGTGGTTGGAATAACAGTAGCTGTTTTCTTTGTCGCCGTTCTTGTCTTTTCAAGAATGGGAGGCGAATTCATACCAACATTAGCCGAAGGCGACTTTGCCTTTCATTGTATTCTCCCGCAGGGTACATCTCTGTCGCAAAGCATCGAAACCTCCATGCAGGCGTCACGCATTATCAAAGGATTTGACGAAGTAAAGATGGTAGTCGGCAGAACTGGTGCGGCCGAAGTTCCGGTGGACCCGATGCCACCTGAAGCAACCGATTTGATGGTAATTCTGAAACCTCAAGACGAATGGAAACGGGACATTTCTTATGATGAATTGGCTAATGAAATCAATGAAAAGCTAGAGAACATTCCCGGCGTCTTCTTTGAAAAAAGCCAACCCATACAGATGCGTTTCAACGAACTAATGACTGGCATTCGCCAAGACGTTGCAGTAAAAATCTTTGGCGAAAACATGGATACGCTTTTATTCTATGCTGAGAAGGTAAATGTAGTGGTCCAAAGCGTGGAAGGTGCCACGGAGCCAATGGTGGAAAGAGTCGCGGGACTACCACAAATCGTCATTAACTACAACCGGACCCAAATTGCTAATTATGGCCTGAACATTGAGGACATCAACCACATCGTAAGCACTGCGTTTGCAGGGGGTGAGGCAGGAGTGGTATTTGAGAATGAACGCAAGTTCGACCTAGTGGTGCGACTAGATAGTACACATCGTAACAACATAGAAGATGTAAGCCACCTATATATACCGACCGCCGATGGAACACAAATTCCTCTATCGCAAGTGGCGGATATAAAACTGGAATTAGGTCCAGCACAGATAAGCCGCGAAAAAGCAAAACGCAGGATTGTCGTTGGCTTTAACGTGACCGGCAGAGATGTACAAAGTGTCGTGACTGATATCCAGGATAAGCTCAATCAAGAAGTGAGGCTTCCGGAAGGATATTACTACACGTACGGAGGCACATTCGAAAATCTGCAGGCCGCGACGAAACGATTAATGATAGCAGTTCCGTTATCAATGACGCTCATTTTCATGTTGCTCTTTTTCGCCTTTCATTCTATCAAACAAGCCGCTCTGATTTTCACGGCCATTCCAATGGCAGCGATTGGGGGCGTCTTTGCGTTGCTGCTTCGTGGGATGCCTTTCAGCATATCGGCAGGCGTTGGCTTCATTGCCTTGTTTGGCGTAGCTGTGTTAAATGGAATTGTCTTGGTTAGCACATTCAATCAATTGGAAAAAGACGGAATGGGTGATATGGTTCAGCGAGTTTTAGAAGGCACAAAACTTCGCCTTCGACCTGTCCTGATGACGGCCACGGTTGCCTCGCTGGGGTTCTTCCCGATGGCGTTGTCAAGTGGCGCCGGTGCAGAGGTGCAAAAACCTTTGGCCACCGTTGTAATTGGTGGACTCGTCACTGCAACCTTCTTAACCCTGTTTGTTTTACCCCTTCTCTACTTGATGTTTTCTGGTAAGAGAACGTTGAAGCTTAGCAATGCAACGGCTCTCATCGTTTTTGGCTTTCTTTCATTTGGTGTAGCATGTGCTCAACCACAAACAGAAAAGAGCCTTTCAATCGATGATGCAGTTGGCACAGCTCTAAAAAACAATTATGACATCCAGTCGAAGCAACTGATTGTGGAATCAGCAACGGTGCTGAAAAAGTCAGTGTTCGAGCTGCCCAAGACAAATGTCAACTTTCAGTTCGGACAATACAACAGCATTAATCAGGACCAAGCGTTTCAGATCTCTCAAAGCATTCCCTTCCCTACCTATTACACGGCCAGATCTAGTTTGTATGAGGCCGAACTACAGAGCAGCCAATTGCAGCGGGAAGTCACTGTCGGCGAGATAAAGGCGCAGGTTCTTTATTGGTATCATCAGCTGCAGTACTTGCAAACAGCAAGAGCGCAACTATTGCGGCTAGACAGCCTGTATAAGGATTTTGAAGCTACTGTTGCATTGCGCTACAAAACCGGAGAAACGAATCTTCTCGAAAAAACAACCGCCGAAACCAAGCGAGGACAGCTATCGCTGCTCGTGAAGCAATACGATGTCGAATTGTTGACTGCTTACCGATCCTTGAAAACCCTGATGAATACAAGCGAGGATTTTACGATTGGCCTCACCGATAGTTTGCAGCCACTCGTATTAAGCAGATCGTTCGATACGTCTCTAATTGCCAATAATCCATCGGTGAAAGTGCTGTATCAGCAAGCCGTAGTGGCGGAACAAAACATCAAGGTGGAAACGGCATCCACGTTGCCGGACTTCAATGTTGGCTATTTCAACCAGTCATTAATAGGTGTACAAAGTGTTGATGGTGCTGATGTGTACTTTGACGGTAGCAAACGCTTTCAGGGCTTTAATGTCGGCATAAGCATACCGGTAACGTTTTTCAGCAACGCCGCTAAGATCAAGTCTCTGGACTACAAGTATCAAGCGTTGCAGAAAGAGGCCGACAACCGCAGGCAGCAGTTGCAGAATCAACTGCAAAACGCCTTCTACCGTTACGAGCTATACCTGTCACACTATGGATACTACCTATCCACAGCATTGCCCAATGCCGAATCAATCATCAGTACAGCAACCCTCGGTTTCAAAAGTGGTGCCATCAGCTACGTTGAGTTTCTACAGGCATTGCAAACAGCGACAGATGTGCAGTTGAACTTCCTCCAAGCAGTCAGTCAGATCAACCAGGCCGTTGTCAACATCAACTTCTTAATCAACCAATAG
- a CDS encoding efflux RND transporter periplasmic adaptor subunit produces the protein MKSAIIIVVLAVLVGLTACRSEKTVPPTVETEHHGEHENENTAILTDEQMKSVHVQLGSIEKKQLTASLRANGILEVPNQNKASATASMGGVIKSIQVQTGSNVRKGQVIATITNSSFITLQEDYLSVSSKSELAELEYARQKELQQGNATALKNLQSADAELKTLKAKRASLRKQLELIGISAGALTTENIQSTVSIRSPISGVIRDVKVNIGSYVDANSPIAEIVDNSQLHLDLFVYEKDLPKMRVGQTIHFTLTNNPGQEYDADIYAISNTFDPTSKAVAVHAIVKGNKQGLIDKMSITALVSLENATVDAVPTDAIVNHEGQDYIFIVTDAHAEEEHHSESETTEHKHDEQGHGHGEKEEPKHQARDESKHKEKGTTFERIPIRKGTTDVGYSEITLLKEIPANSRVAVKGAFFILAKMNNKGEGHAH, from the coding sequence ATGAAAAGCGCAATCATCATAGTAGTCCTCGCAGTGTTGGTGGGTCTGACGGCTTGCCGCAGCGAAAAAACCGTGCCGCCCACCGTCGAGACTGAGCATCATGGAGAGCATGAAAACGAGAACACAGCTATACTCACTGACGAGCAGATGAAATCTGTGCACGTTCAGCTTGGTAGTATCGAAAAGAAACAGCTTACTGCCTCGCTTAGGGCGAACGGGATATTGGAGGTGCCAAATCAAAATAAAGCCAGCGCTACGGCATCAATGGGTGGCGTTATAAAATCGATTCAGGTACAAACGGGAAGTAATGTCCGCAAAGGGCAGGTCATTGCTACCATCACCAACAGTTCCTTCATAACCCTGCAAGAAGACTATTTAAGTGTTTCATCGAAATCCGAACTGGCAGAATTAGAGTATGCCCGGCAAAAGGAACTGCAACAGGGTAACGCCACCGCTCTCAAGAATCTACAAAGCGCGGATGCAGAGCTCAAAACGCTAAAAGCAAAACGGGCAAGCTTGCGCAAGCAATTGGAACTAATCGGCATCAGTGCTGGAGCACTTACGACCGAAAACATACAGTCAACAGTTAGCATCAGAAGTCCGATAAGCGGAGTAATCCGCGACGTAAAGGTCAACATCGGCAGCTATGTGGATGCGAACAGCCCCATCGCTGAAATAGTGGACAATAGCCAACTACATTTAGACTTATTTGTTTACGAAAAGGATTTGCCGAAAATGAGAGTTGGGCAAACAATTCACTTCACACTCACAAACAATCCGGGCCAGGAGTATGACGCTGATATTTATGCAATCAGCAACACGTTCGACCCAACGTCTAAAGCCGTTGCCGTTCATGCAATCGTCAAAGGAAACAAGCAGGGATTGATTGACAAAATGAGCATTACCGCGTTGGTGAGCCTGGAAAATGCCACCGTTGATGCCGTACCTACCGATGCTATTGTAAACCACGAGGGTCAGGACTACATCTTTATCGTTACCGATGCTCACGCGGAAGAAGAACATCACAGCGAGTCGGAGACTACCGAACACAAACACGATGAGCAGGGACATGGTCACGGCGAAAAAGAGGAGCCCAAGCACCAAGCAAGAGACGAATCCAAACACAAGGAAAAAGGAACAACGTTCGAACGGATCCCTATTCGCAAAGGCACCACCGATGTTGGTTACAGTGAAATAACCTTACTGAAAGAGATCCCCGCGAACAGCAGGGTCGCCGTAAAGGGCGCGTTCTTCATCTTGGCAAAGATGAATAATAAAGGGGAGGGGCATGCACATTAA
- a CDS encoding integrase catalytic domain-containing protein, which yields MRTSISPPTPRLDRVRDLFLLECYTGARFGDIQAMHYDDIRDGVWCLRQQKTKTEVRIHISKRADAIISKYRRTGSQLPSISSQKFNAYIKELGKVAELDSPFRQVRRSGKTATEKRGPKWEFLSSHVARKTFVSISLERGMRHEVVMSFTGHKSFKTMKKYIALTEKGRKEDVEKVWG from the coding sequence TTGAGAACGTCGATCTCTCCGCCAACCCCACGTTTAGATCGTGTCCGCGATCTCTTCCTTCTTGAATGCTATACCGGTGCAAGATTCGGAGATATCCAAGCCATGCACTACGATGACATCCGCGATGGTGTATGGTGTCTGCGTCAGCAGAAGACCAAAACCGAGGTTCGCATCCACATTTCCAAGCGTGCCGATGCCATTATCTCCAAGTACCGAAGGACAGGCAGTCAACTTCCGTCCATAAGCTCCCAGAAGTTCAACGCGTACATTAAGGAACTCGGCAAGGTCGCTGAGTTAGATAGTCCCTTTCGACAGGTACGACGAAGTGGTAAGACTGCAACAGAGAAGCGCGGTCCAAAGTGGGAGTTCCTATCAAGTCACGTTGCGAGAAAGACCTTCGTTTCCATTTCTCTTGAAAGGGGCATGCGCCACGAGGTTGTGATGAGCTTCACCGGTCACAAGAGCTTCAAAACGATGAAGAAGTATATTGCGCTCACTGAGAAGGGGCGTAAGGAAGATGTGGAGAAAGTGTGGGGGTGA